The Fundidesulfovibrio magnetotacticus genome has a segment encoding these proteins:
- a CDS encoding diadenylate cyclase, translating to MNHWLDVLPAFLPVGWRELLDIFLVAVVFHRVMLLVRGTRAVSVIHGVIVVLLAYYLSGEFGLFTLHWLLANFLGSFFLVMVILFQADIRKALSQVGLRWFGGARPRRGGLEAEVELLADALLELARRRVGALVVLERGVPLGDVAARGVELSTRLTRDVLLAVFHHESPLHDGAVVARGGDVAAVGCILPLAASRTLPSQFGTRHRAAAGVTEDTDALALVVSEERGEVRAAQGGAVSEPLDREALVSLLEREWAGRA from the coding sequence GTGAACCACTGGTTGGACGTCCTTCCGGCCTTCCTGCCCGTGGGCTGGCGCGAGCTCCTGGACATCTTCCTGGTGGCCGTGGTGTTCCACCGGGTGATGCTCCTGGTGCGCGGAACGCGGGCCGTATCGGTGATCCACGGGGTCATCGTGGTGCTTTTGGCCTACTATCTTTCCGGCGAGTTCGGCCTCTTCACCCTGCACTGGCTCCTGGCCAACTTCCTGGGTTCGTTCTTTCTGGTGATGGTCATCCTCTTCCAGGCCGACATCCGCAAGGCGCTCTCCCAGGTGGGGCTGCGCTGGTTCGGCGGGGCCAGGCCCCGGCGCGGCGGGCTGGAGGCGGAGGTGGAGCTCCTTGCGGACGCGCTGCTGGAGCTGGCGCGCCGCAGGGTGGGCGCGCTGGTGGTGCTGGAGCGGGGCGTGCCTCTGGGCGACGTGGCCGCGCGCGGCGTGGAGCTCTCCACGCGGCTCACGCGCGACGTGCTCCTGGCGGTGTTCCACCACGAGAGCCCCCTGCACGACGGCGCGGTGGTGGCGCGCGGGGGCGACGTGGCCGCCGTGGGCTGCATCCTGCCCCTTGCCGCCTCCCGGACGTTGCCTTCCCAGTTCGGCACGCGCCACCGCGCGGCGGCGGGCGTCACCGAGGACACCGACGCCCTGGCGCTGGTGGTCTCCGAAGAGCGCGGCGAGGTCCGCGCGGCCCAGGGCGGCGCCGTGTCCGAGCCCCTTGACCGGGAGGCCCTGGTCTCCCTGCTGGAACGCGAATGGGCGGGCCGGGCATGA
- a CDS encoding CdaR family protein, translated as MNVRRVGYDWLLALLLAVLSWYLVTGRERVDTWVRVRIETAGLAEGLVLRGAPRDYLDVLVRGPKGLVRKLDPSELVYTLDARKLAPGANTVVIAPESIPVSKLFEVVEVRPSRLELEVERRLARAVPVRLAFRDGAQRDYKLSGSVEPSQVTVSGPESVVKGIDFVPVQPITLPEDGTGRLETPVNLVLPEQVEAQPRSVRAQVNYQLLTREAAVEVPVRVAGASGHVAHVSPESVMLRLRAPLPLLREGAWRGLVDAFVEMPPGLAPGRHETTYRVTLPQGCELIQARPEKVTVLVK; from the coding sequence ATGAACGTGCGGCGCGTGGGGTACGACTGGCTGTTGGCTCTTCTGTTGGCGGTGCTTTCGTGGTATCTGGTCACGGGACGCGAGCGGGTGGACACCTGGGTGCGCGTGCGCATCGAAACCGCCGGGCTTGCCGAGGGCCTGGTGCTGCGCGGAGCGCCCCGCGACTACCTGGACGTGCTGGTGCGTGGCCCCAAGGGCCTCGTGCGCAAGCTCGACCCCAGCGAGCTGGTCTACACCCTGGACGCGCGCAAGCTCGCGCCCGGGGCCAACACGGTGGTCATCGCGCCCGAGAGCATCCCGGTCTCCAAGCTGTTCGAGGTGGTGGAGGTGCGCCCCTCGCGCCTGGAACTGGAGGTGGAGCGCCGCCTCGCCAGGGCCGTGCCCGTGCGTCTGGCCTTCCGCGACGGCGCGCAACGCGACTACAAGCTTTCCGGGTCCGTGGAGCCGTCCCAGGTGACGGTCTCGGGACCCGAGTCGGTGGTGAAGGGCATCGATTTCGTGCCGGTGCAGCCCATCACGCTGCCGGAGGACGGCACGGGCCGCCTCGAGACCCCCGTGAATCTCGTGCTGCCCGAGCAGGTGGAGGCCCAGCCCCGCTCGGTGCGCGCCCAGGTGAACTATCAGCTGCTCACGCGCGAGGCCGCCGTGGAGGTCCCGGTGCGGGTGGCTGGCGCATCGGGGCATGTGGCGCACGTGTCGCCCGAGAGCGTGATGCTGCGCCTGCGCGCGCCCCTGCCGCTGCTTCGCGAAGGGGCCTGGCGCGGCCTTGTGGACGCCTTCGTCGAGATGCCGCCCGGGTTGGCCCCGGGCCGCCACGAGACAACCTACCGCGTGACCCTGCCCCAGGGCTGCGAACTCATCCAGGCCAGACCCGAAAAGGTGACGGTGCTGGTGAAATGA
- the glmM gene encoding phosphoglucosamine mutase, whose amino-acid sequence MKKRLFGTDGLRGQVNIHPMTPEVALRLGLAAGAHFRNGKGRHRVVIGKDTRLSGYIFEYALASGFCASGMDVFLVGPLPTPAIAFLTRSMRADVGVVISASHNPYMDNGIKFFDRRGFKLPDEAEDRIADRVLAEEDSWEFPAPEDVGRAFKIEDSPGRYNVYLKSTIRSELKLDGLKVVMDCANGAAYRVSPLVFEELGAKVIKLGVDPDGMNINRKVGSLYPEVTARMVRETGADVGIALDGDADRVIMVDEKGAILDGDQIMAICAQDMMEKNHLPGNLLVATVMSNMALEVFMRERGGRLLRTAVGDRYVFEAMEREGAILGGEQSGHIIFRHHATTGDGTLAALQLIRIMLERGKPLSELAHQLEPYPQVLLNVHVERKIPFETVPAVADAVREAEAALQGKGRVLLRYSGTESVARVMVEGTDASQVQSLAESLAQTLKEHLR is encoded by the coding sequence ATGAAAAAGCGCCTCTTCGGAACCGACGGCTTGCGCGGCCAGGTGAACATCCACCCCATGACCCCCGAGGTGGCCCTGCGCCTTGGGCTGGCCGCCGGAGCGCATTTCCGCAACGGCAAGGGCCGTCACCGCGTGGTCATCGGCAAGGACACGCGGCTTTCGGGCTACATTTTCGAGTACGCCCTGGCCTCGGGTTTCTGCGCCTCGGGCATGGACGTGTTCCTGGTGGGGCCTCTGCCCACGCCGGCCATCGCCTTCCTCACGCGCTCCATGCGCGCCGACGTGGGCGTGGTGATCTCCGCCTCGCACAATCCCTACATGGACAACGGCATCAAGTTCTTCGACCGCCGCGGCTTCAAGCTGCCCGACGAGGCCGAGGACCGCATCGCCGATCGCGTCCTGGCCGAAGAGGACAGCTGGGAGTTCCCAGCTCCCGAGGACGTGGGCCGCGCCTTCAAAATCGAGGACTCTCCCGGCCGCTACAACGTCTATCTCAAATCCACCATCCGCTCGGAGCTCAAGCTCGACGGGCTCAAGGTGGTCATGGACTGCGCCAACGGCGCGGCCTACCGCGTCTCGCCCCTGGTGTTCGAGGAGCTGGGCGCCAAGGTGATCAAGCTGGGCGTGGACCCCGACGGCATGAACATCAACCGCAAGGTGGGCTCGCTCTATCCCGAGGTGACCGCGCGCATGGTGCGCGAAACCGGCGCGGACGTGGGCATCGCCCTGGACGGCGACGCCGACCGCGTGATCATGGTGGACGAAAAAGGGGCCATCCTGGACGGCGACCAGATCATGGCCATCTGCGCCCAGGACATGATGGAAAAGAACCACCTGCCCGGCAACCTTCTGGTGGCCACGGTGATGAGCAACATGGCCCTGGAGGTGTTCATGCGCGAGCGCGGCGGCAGACTCCTGCGCACCGCCGTGGGCGACCGCTACGTCTTCGAGGCCATGGAGCGCGAGGGCGCGATCCTGGGGGGCGAGCAGTCCGGCCACATCATCTTCCGCCACCACGCCACCACGGGCGACGGTACCCTGGCGGCCCTGCAGCTCATCCGCATCATGCTGGAGCGGGGCAAGCCCCTCTCGGAGCTGGCCCACCAGCTGGAGCCCTATCCCCAGGTGCTGCTCAACGTCCACGTGGAGCGCAAGATCCCCTTCGAGACCGTGCCGGCCGTCGCCGACGCCGTGCGCGAGGCCGAGGCGGCGCTCCAGGGCAAGGGCCGCGTGCTCCTGCGCTACTCGGGCACCGAGTCCGTGGCGCGCGTGATGGTGGAGGGCACCGATGCCTCCCAGGTGCAGTCCCTGGCCGAATCCCTGGCCCAGACGCTCAAGGAGCATCTTCGCTAG
- the galU gene encoding UTP--glucose-1-phosphate uridylyltransferase GalU gives MEISKVVVPVAGWGTRSLPATKNVPKEMLPIFKKPVVQYVVEEAQAAGLKDVVFVTNRNKTIIEDHFDYNLALEQLLESSGKTELLKTVRQTAEMANIITVRQKKQLGLGHAVLCAKEVVKNEPFAVMVGDDLMFSMEPGIKQLINVAQSEHMAVVGVMEVPADKVSSYGIIEADEFSSGLYRVRDLVEKPKPSEAPSKLAIVGRYVLFPDIFDHLETLQPGPDGEYQLTDALKGLAKSGRLIAAKLRGQRFDAGDWVDYLAANIYFALQDEDLRYPLIAKLRDFMPI, from the coding sequence ATGGAAATCTCGAAAGTCGTCGTTCCCGTGGCGGGGTGGGGCACCCGTTCGCTGCCCGCCACCAAGAACGTGCCCAAGGAAATGCTGCCCATCTTCAAGAAGCCGGTGGTGCAGTATGTGGTGGAAGAGGCCCAGGCAGCCGGTCTCAAGGACGTGGTGTTCGTCACCAACCGCAACAAGACCATCATCGAGGACCACTTCGACTACAACCTCGCCCTGGAGCAGCTCCTGGAGAGTTCCGGCAAGACCGAACTGCTCAAAACCGTGCGCCAGACCGCCGAGATGGCCAACATCATCACCGTGCGCCAGAAGAAGCAGCTTGGCCTGGGCCACGCCGTGCTCTGCGCCAAGGAAGTGGTGAAGAACGAGCCCTTCGCCGTCATGGTGGGCGACGACCTGATGTTCAGCATGGAGCCGGGCATCAAGCAGCTCATCAACGTGGCCCAGTCCGAGCACATGGCCGTGGTGGGCGTCATGGAGGTGCCGGCGGACAAGGTGTCCAGCTACGGCATCATCGAGGCCGACGAGTTCTCCTCCGGGCTCTACCGCGTGCGCGACCTGGTGGAGAAGCCCAAACCCAGCGAAGCCCCTTCCAAGCTGGCCATCGTGGGCCGCTACGTGCTCTTCCCGGACATCTTCGATCACCTGGAAACCCTCCAGCCCGGCCCCGACGGCGAATACCAGCTCACCGACGCCCTCAAGGGCCTGGCCAAGTCCGGCAGGCTCATCGCCGCCAAGCTGCGCGGACAGCGCTTCGACGCCGGCGACTGGGTGGACTACCTGGCCGCCAACATCTACTTCGCCCTCCAGGACGAAGACCTGCGCTATCCCCTGATCGCCAAGCTGCGCGACTTCATGCCCATCTAG
- the priA gene encoding replication restart helicase PriA: MADHYPLVRVALLTPPFASYTYRMPPRFAGGGLPAGLRVAVPVGGSLRAGVVLGPEEALPEGVEARDVLWPLELSALLSPGYVAMAETLAARQMEPAGRVLATLLPAGLRTARAFLRFRHDGRMRKLALGKLSESPVPLDELAVAWRGGEARLDVAPAEPDPAYRLLVDPPWPVRPAASMQLAVLEMLFTRHQATAAQLREALGTGVSQALKTLEGKGHIVLGPPPEEPEELACQTEPDARAPLTEDQRAAFEALSPLLPPGPGGERVVHGVTGSGKTRLYFELAAQTLAAGRDVLLLAPEVALAAALRDRACAFFGHEPLFSHGYQTPARRERVFREAAQARGPHLVVGTRSALFLPLRGLGLVILDEEHDQSFKQDERMAYQAKEVAFFRARQEGALLLLGSATPDVKTFHAAREGATPLVAMTRRAGGGRLPSVELVDLNPSDRAVQLASRLDGERGVGLLAEQSAALLRETLDAGDQAMILLNRRGYAPLVFCLDCHQAARCPGCEVSLTYHKGRSRLVCHYCGQSFGFPRPCASCGGCNFLPMGEGTELLEEQLAAVLPPEIPVARLDRDVARRAGRAEAILADFARGRSRVLVGTQMLTKGHDFPDVTLVVAADGDMGLNLPDYRARERAFQMLVQVAGRAGRGEKPGRVLIQTRIPNDPFWELVKNADYEGFFAQEIEKRLKYGYPPFVKLGLARLSVPRSFEEPQALLAELGRALRQAPGVRVLGPAPAPIAMVRERRRFNCLLKAPDWPSIRGAFALARAALRGVDDARLSLDLDPVDMM; this comes from the coding sequence ATGGCCGACCACTACCCCCTCGTGCGCGTGGCCCTGCTCACGCCGCCCTTCGCCAGCTACACCTACCGGATGCCGCCGCGCTTCGCGGGGGGCGGGCTCCCGGCCGGGCTGCGCGTGGCCGTGCCCGTGGGAGGCTCGCTGCGCGCGGGGGTGGTCCTGGGGCCGGAAGAGGCCCTGCCCGAGGGCGTGGAGGCCCGCGACGTGCTCTGGCCCCTGGAACTCTCGGCGCTGCTGTCCCCCGGCTACGTGGCCATGGCCGAGACCCTGGCCGCCCGGCAGATGGAGCCCGCGGGCCGGGTGCTGGCCACGCTCCTGCCCGCCGGACTGCGCACGGCCAGGGCCTTCCTGCGCTTCCGGCACGACGGCAGGATGCGCAAGCTCGCCCTGGGCAAGCTGTCGGAATCCCCCGTGCCCCTGGACGAACTCGCCGTGGCCTGGCGCGGCGGCGAGGCCCGCCTGGACGTGGCCCCCGCCGAGCCCGATCCGGCCTATCGCCTCCTGGTGGACCCGCCCTGGCCCGTGCGCCCGGCGGCGTCCATGCAGCTGGCCGTGTTGGAGATGCTCTTCACCCGCCATCAGGCCACGGCCGCCCAGCTGCGCGAGGCCCTGGGGACGGGCGTGTCCCAGGCCCTCAAGACCCTGGAGGGCAAGGGGCACATCGTGCTGGGGCCGCCCCCCGAGGAGCCGGAGGAGCTGGCCTGCCAGACCGAACCCGACGCCCGCGCTCCCCTCACCGAGGACCAGCGCGCCGCCTTCGAGGCCCTCTCGCCCCTGCTGCCGCCGGGACCAGGCGGTGAGCGCGTCGTGCACGGCGTCACCGGAAGCGGCAAGACGCGGCTCTATTTCGAACTTGCGGCCCAGACCCTTGCCGCCGGGCGCGACGTGCTGCTCCTGGCTCCCGAGGTGGCACTGGCCGCCGCCCTGCGCGACAGGGCCTGCGCCTTCTTCGGCCACGAGCCCCTCTTTTCCCACGGCTACCAGACCCCGGCACGCCGGGAGCGCGTCTTCCGCGAAGCCGCCCAGGCCCGGGGACCGCACCTCGTGGTGGGCACGCGCTCGGCCCTCTTCCTGCCGCTGCGCGGCCTGGGGCTGGTGATCCTGGACGAGGAGCACGACCAATCCTTCAAACAGGACGAGCGCATGGCCTACCAGGCCAAAGAGGTGGCCTTCTTCCGCGCGCGCCAGGAGGGGGCGCTCCTGCTGCTGGGCTCGGCCACCCCCGACGTGAAGACCTTCCATGCCGCCCGCGAGGGCGCCACCCCCCTGGTGGCCATGACCCGCCGGGCCGGAGGCGGACGCCTGCCCTCGGTGGAGCTGGTGGACCTGAACCCCTCGGACCGGGCCGTGCAGCTGGCCTCGCGCCTGGACGGAGAGCGCGGTGTGGGGCTCCTGGCCGAGCAGAGCGCCGCGCTCCTGCGCGAGACCCTGGACGCGGGCGATCAGGCGATGATCCTCCTGAACCGGCGGGGCTACGCGCCCCTGGTGTTCTGTCTGGACTGCCATCAGGCGGCGCGCTGCCCGGGGTGCGAGGTGTCGCTCACCTACCACAAGGGGCGCTCGAGGCTGGTGTGCCACTACTGCGGGCAGAGCTTCGGTTTTCCCCGTCCCTGCGCGTCGTGCGGGGGCTGCAACTTCCTGCCCATGGGCGAGGGCACCGAGCTTCTGGAGGAGCAGCTGGCCGCCGTGCTGCCCCCGGAGATCCCCGTGGCGCGCTTGGACCGCGACGTGGCCCGCCGGGCCGGGCGCGCCGAGGCCATCCTGGCGGACTTCGCACGGGGCCGCTCCCGGGTGCTGGTGGGCACGCAGATGCTCACCAAAGGGCACGATTTTCCCGATGTCACCCTTGTGGTGGCCGCCGACGGAGACATGGGCCTGAACCTGCCCGACTACCGCGCCCGGGAGCGCGCCTTCCAGATGCTCGTGCAGGTGGCGGGGCGCGCGGGGCGAGGAGAGAAGCCGGGGCGGGTGCTCATCCAGACGCGCATCCCGAACGATCCCTTCTGGGAGCTGGTGAAAAACGCCGACTACGAGGGCTTCTTCGCCCAGGAGATCGAAAAGCGGCTCAAGTACGGCTACCCGCCCTTCGTGAAGCTGGGGCTCGCGCGGCTGAGCGTGCCGCGCTCCTTCGAGGAGCCCCAGGCCCTGCTGGCCGAGTTGGGCCGGGCGTTGCGCCAGGCCCCCGGGGTGCGGGTGCTCGGCCCCGCGCCGGCGCCCATCGCCATGGTGCGCGAGCGCCGACGCTTCAACTGCCTGCTCAAGGCCCCGGACTGGCCTTCCATCCGGGGGGCCTTCGCCCTGGCGCGCGCGGCCCTGCGCGGCGTGGACGACGCCCGCCTGAGCCTGGACCTGGACCCCGTGGACATGATGTAG
- a CDS encoding GDSL-type esterase/lipase family protein: MRNPIRFFAFCRLAVLLIVLTPQASWGEPVVFLGDSMLYGFDNYPDLRPKELVNLGASSTLSSYVASRAGEAASLKPGSIFIATGINDISSNKDQAFLAANIDSALGTIEAGSSATRIYVHATLPVNFAYFPSPSRRTT; this comes from the coding sequence ATGCGCAATCCGATCCGGTTTTTCGCGTTCTGTCGTCTGGCCGTCCTCCTGATCGTCTTGACCCCCCAGGCATCCTGGGGCGAGCCCGTCGTCTTCCTCGGCGACTCCATGCTCTACGGCTTCGACAACTACCCCGACCTGAGGCCGAAGGAACTCGTCAACCTGGGAGCGTCCTCGACGCTTTCGAGCTACGTCGCCTCGCGCGCGGGGGAAGCGGCCTCCCTCAAGCCCGGCTCCATCTTCATCGCGACCGGCATCAACGACATCTCATCCAACAAGGATCAGGCCTTCCTCGCGGCCAACATCGACTCCGCGCTGGGCACGATCGAGGCAGGGTCCTCGGCAACGCGCATCTACGTGCACGCCACCTTACCGGTGAACTTCGCCTACTTCCCCTCCCCCTCCAGACGGACAACCTGA
- the pelG gene encoding exopolysaccharide Pel transporter PelG, which produces MAGIGFELRKMMGSRSFLGELGALFYAALISSGPWLTSILCLSLLSIYASMQLNKAEAELFRTLAVYSYGASLVLVGTGQLVITRYLADQHYLERHDVTMSCFLTFSLLVLALGTLTGTAAYATLGVSPAYAFWGVVMFLSVCMIWVSMVFIGVIRDYKTILYAFLAGLAVSLGGSILLGSHFGGAGYMAGFGMGQFTIFLVLTARMLTEFDQVGLWDKAALAYFPKLWDLAVIGLCYNAGIWADKAVFWQAPDSRAILDWLRVNDFYDSPTFFAYLTVVPSMAIFLLRVETSFHERYHNYYSLITAKANMSEILAQKALLVEDLRVNLRYLFIVQATVTGICLAFAPTLVSKLGLFPVQVTVFRVVLMGAFLQALVSVVIVILFYFDRRKSVLATVLVFLAGMIGLSWLTVRLGYQYYGYGYAIANLITLAVSFQLLERNLRNLEYNTFAKQPIL; this is translated from the coding sequence ATGGCAGGCATAGGCTTCGAGCTGCGCAAGATGATGGGGTCCCGCTCCTTCCTGGGGGAGCTGGGGGCGCTGTTCTACGCGGCGCTCATCTCGTCGGGGCCTTGGCTCACGTCCATCCTGTGCCTGTCGCTGCTCTCCATCTACGCCTCCATGCAGCTCAACAAGGCGGAGGCGGAGCTTTTCCGCACCCTGGCGGTCTACTCCTACGGGGCCAGCCTGGTGCTGGTGGGCACGGGGCAGCTGGTGATCACCCGCTACCTGGCGGACCAGCACTACCTGGAACGCCACGACGTGACCATGTCCTGTTTTCTCACGTTCTCGCTTCTCGTGCTGGCCCTGGGAACCCTGACCGGCACGGCGGCATACGCCACCCTGGGCGTGAGCCCGGCCTACGCCTTCTGGGGCGTGGTGATGTTCCTCTCAGTGTGCATGATCTGGGTGAGCATGGTCTTCATCGGCGTCATCCGGGACTACAAAACCATCCTCTACGCCTTCCTGGCCGGGCTGGCGGTGTCGCTTGGCGGGTCCATCCTCTTGGGCTCGCACTTCGGCGGGGCGGGCTACATGGCGGGCTTCGGCATGGGCCAGTTCACCATCTTCCTGGTGCTCACCGCGCGCATGCTCACGGAGTTCGATCAGGTGGGGCTCTGGGACAAAGCCGCTCTGGCCTATTTCCCCAAGCTCTGGGATCTGGCCGTCATCGGGTTGTGCTACAACGCGGGCATCTGGGCGGACAAGGCCGTGTTCTGGCAGGCCCCCGACTCGCGCGCCATCCTGGACTGGCTGCGCGTCAACGATTTCTACGACAGCCCCACCTTCTTCGCCTACCTCACCGTGGTGCCCAGCATGGCCATCTTCCTGCTGCGCGTGGAGACCAGCTTCCACGAGCGCTACCACAACTACTATTCGCTCATCACCGCCAAGGCCAACATGAGCGAAATCCTGGCCCAGAAAGCCCTCCTGGTGGAAGACCTGCGCGTGAACCTGCGCTATCTCTTCATCGTCCAGGCCACCGTCACCGGCATCTGCCTGGCCTTCGCGCCCACCCTGGTGAGCAAGCTGGGGCTGTTCCCGGTGCAGGTCACGGTGTTCCGGGTGGTGCTCATGGGGGCCTTCCTCCAGGCCCTGGTCTCCGTGGTGATCGTGATTCTCTTCTACTTCGACCGCCGCAAGAGCGTCCTCGCCACGGTGCTGGTGTTCCTGGCCGGCATGATCGGCCTGTCCTGGCTGACCGTGCGCCTGGGCTACCAGTACTACGGCTACGGCTACGCCATCGCCAACCTGATCACGCTGGCGGTGTCCTTCCAGCTCCTGGAGCGCAACCTGCGCAACCTGGAATACAACACCTTCGCCAAACAGCCCATTCTCTGA
- the pelF gene encoding GT4 family glycosyltransferase PelF gives MSVPPADVCLLLEGTYPYVAGGVSGWVHNLIKALPDFTFSAVCILPDSTKEWPLKYDPPENFIGHDVIYLHDRTSIKRSYLMPRIRGEMDARLRAFHQSVHDRHPEQVRDLFLRLMRSTAQGRNPSVHEYIHGRAAWKLVVERYQEFAPEASFLDYFWTYRFTHLPLFKLLEYRLPEAKAYHTVCTGYAGFLGMMARLTRRRPLLLTEHGIYVKERKIEIAQAEWIYADAKRRMRLERDLGIFHKFWIRIFESLGRLTYDCCARIISLYEGNRQLEIEEGADPARTEVIPNGINLEHFQNLKPEGYPDPAQKRFKVGFVGRVVPIKDVHTFVRACKIVSMRLPGQVEFLVLGPRTEDEEYYKECLELVHMLGLEQELKFLGRVNVREYYKELDLVVLTSISEAQPLVLMEANCAGIPVVASDVGSCRELLEGRVAEDRALGHSGMVTKVANPAETAEAMVACLTDFQRRSRMIEAGRARIDRFYREDDLNERYRAIYREAADCPELTEDPWQA, from the coding sequence ATGAGCGTCCCACCGGCGGATGTGTGCCTCCTTCTGGAGGGCACCTACCCCTATGTGGCCGGAGGCGTCTCCGGCTGGGTGCACAACCTCATCAAGGCCCTGCCGGACTTCACCTTCTCGGCCGTGTGCATCCTCCCCGACTCCACCAAGGAATGGCCGCTCAAATACGACCCGCCCGAGAACTTCATCGGCCACGACGTGATCTACCTGCACGATCGCACGTCCATCAAACGCTCCTACCTGATGCCGCGCATCCGCGGCGAGATGGACGCCCGCCTGCGCGCGTTCCACCAGAGCGTCCACGACAGGCATCCCGAGCAGGTCCGCGATCTCTTTCTGCGGCTCATGCGCTCCACCGCCCAGGGCAGGAATCCCAGCGTGCACGAATACATCCACGGCAGGGCCGCCTGGAAGCTCGTGGTGGAGCGCTACCAGGAGTTCGCCCCCGAGGCATCCTTCCTGGACTATTTCTGGACCTACCGCTTCACCCACCTGCCGCTGTTCAAGCTTCTGGAGTACCGGCTGCCGGAGGCCAAGGCCTACCACACCGTCTGCACCGGCTACGCGGGGTTCCTGGGCATGATGGCCAGGCTCACGCGCAGGCGGCCGCTGCTGCTCACCGAGCACGGCATCTACGTGAAGGAGCGCAAGATCGAGATCGCCCAGGCCGAATGGATTTACGCCGACGCCAAGCGCCGTATGCGCCTGGAGCGCGACCTGGGCATCTTCCACAAATTCTGGATCCGCATTTTCGAGTCCCTGGGGCGGCTCACCTACGATTGCTGCGCGCGCATCATCAGCCTCTACGAGGGCAACCGCCAGCTGGAGATCGAGGAAGGAGCGGACCCCGCCCGCACCGAGGTGATCCCCAACGGCATCAATCTGGAGCACTTCCAGAACCTCAAGCCCGAGGGCTATCCCGACCCCGCCCAGAAGCGCTTCAAGGTTGGCTTCGTGGGCCGCGTTGTGCCCATCAAGGACGTGCACACCTTCGTGCGCGCCTGCAAGATCGTCTCCATGCGCCTGCCGGGGCAGGTGGAGTTCCTGGTGCTGGGGCCGCGCACGGAAGACGAGGAATACTACAAGGAATGCCTTGAACTGGTGCACATGCTGGGCCTTGAACAGGAACTGAAGTTCCTGGGCCGCGTGAACGTGCGCGAATACTACAAGGAACTGGACCTTGTGGTGCTCACGTCCATCTCCGAGGCCCAGCCCCTGGTGCTCATGGAGGCCAACTGCGCGGGCATCCCGGTGGTGGCCTCCGACGTGGGTTCCTGCCGGGAGCTCCTGGAGGGCCGCGTGGCCGAGGACCGCGCTCTTGGCCACTCCGGCATGGTCACCAAGGTGGCCAACCCCGCGGAGACCGCCGAGGCCATGGTCGCCTGCCTCACGGACTTCCAGCGGCGCTCCCGGATGATCGAGGCCGGGCGCGCCCGCATCGACCGCTTCTACCGCGAGGACGACCTCAACGAACGTTACCGCGCCATCTACCGGGAGGCCGCCGACTGCCCGGAACTGACGGAGGACCCATGGCAGGCATAG
- a CDS encoding HEAT repeat domain-containing protein: MDAAESRHIKRGHIAALRILLPALPFELATAALGTLWLTGSSELTAVGALITHLFAPAAVWSFTPKRREDANPHQKARIEADRHIHALTAVVVFFFPVLGLAGMGYVLAAQQASHRQGLVEVLGSEMKRAAKVLGVERVEDVNSFLLEESSVEPILEILKGGDVGLKRGAVSLLGKIGGREAVALLKESLSDQSPEVRFYAHATLAKLDDSYTQAIKADEREAASGEAQALAVLGDAFVRYAESGLVEDVVRRQLLERATDAYEKALTADPGDGRLHVTLGYLLLSRGLAAKARAVFLAAPEGPSRVEALLGLCEIAFETRDYKALHSLRLDLASVDFKSTDPRKLVMFQFWTQTGDMA, from the coding sequence ATGGACGCGGCTGAATCCCGCCACATCAAGCGCGGCCACATCGCCGCCCTGCGCATCCTCCTGCCCGCGCTCCCCTTCGAACTGGCCACGGCCGCGCTGGGGACCCTCTGGCTCACCGGGAGTTCGGAACTCACGGCCGTCGGGGCGCTCATCACCCACCTGTTCGCCCCGGCCGCCGTCTGGTCGTTCACTCCCAAGCGCCGCGAGGACGCCAACCCGCACCAGAAGGCCCGCATCGAGGCAGACCGCCACATCCACGCCCTCACGGCGGTTGTGGTGTTCTTCTTCCCCGTGCTGGGGCTCGCGGGCATGGGCTACGTGCTGGCCGCCCAGCAGGCCTCGCACCGCCAGGGGCTGGTGGAAGTGCTCGGGTCCGAAATGAAGCGGGCAGCCAAGGTTCTCGGCGTGGAGCGCGTGGAGGACGTGAACTCCTTCCTTTTGGAAGAGTCCAGCGTGGAGCCCATCCTGGAGATTCTCAAGGGCGGCGACGTGGGCCTCAAGCGCGGCGCGGTGAGCCTGCTGGGCAAGATCGGCGGCCGGGAGGCCGTGGCGCTGCTCAAGGAGTCGCTCTCGGACCAGAGCCCCGAGGTGCGCTTCTACGCCCACGCCACCCTGGCCAAGCTCGACGACTCCTACACCCAGGCCATCAAGGCCGACGAACGCGAAGCCGCCTCGGGCGAGGCCCAGGCCCTGGCCGTTCTGGGCGACGCCTTCGTGCGCTACGCCGAATCCGGCCTTGTGGAGGACGTGGTGCGACGCCAGCTCCTTGAACGCGCCACCGACGCCTACGAGAAGGCCCTCACCGCCGACCCGGGCGACGGCAGGCTCCACGTGACCCTGGGCTACCTCCTGCTTTCCCGAGGGCTTGCGGCCAAGGCCCGCGCCGTGTTCCTGGCGGCGCCCGAAGGCCCCTCGCGCGTGGAGGCCCTGCTGGGCCTGTGCGAAATCGCCTTCGAAACCCGCGACTACAAGGCCCTCCACTCCCTGCGCCTTGACCTGGCCTCGGTGGACTTCAAGAGCACCGACCCCCGCAAACTGGTCATGTTCCAGTTCTGGACCCAGACCGGAGACATGGCATGA